A single Haloglycomyces albus DSM 45210 DNA region contains:
- a CDS encoding zinc ribbon domain-containing protein: protein MTRVDYFDQRRLLEVQVADTRTAQLRHRLRRVAEEYDTASIEASMTELRDGAGAFEAQYSDLERDLETVRRELVSVDKRADANRDIMASGDAPKPEMTRLQRELEQLNRRYGDLEERKVQINERRAQLKKAVGLIDEKLVELSEEKETREKKRVEAEAEYRTELDGVVTERERVAAALPDALIELYEKIRSKQPVGAAELVDSRCSSCRIEKTPNALKAIAEAPANDIVRCDDCDAILVRSDGAARKPQTSADSELDEFLN from the coding sequence GTGACCCGAGTAGACTATTTTGACCAGCGCCGCCTGCTTGAGGTGCAGGTAGCCGACACCCGAACCGCTCAACTACGTCACCGTCTGCGCCGCGTCGCCGAGGAATACGACACCGCTTCGATCGAGGCGTCGATGACCGAACTTCGCGATGGAGCGGGCGCGTTTGAAGCGCAGTACAGTGATTTGGAACGTGATCTGGAGACGGTGCGTCGTGAACTGGTCAGCGTCGACAAACGAGCCGACGCCAACCGGGACATCATGGCGTCCGGAGACGCGCCGAAACCCGAGATGACGCGGCTGCAACGTGAACTGGAACAGCTGAATCGACGTTACGGCGATCTCGAGGAGCGCAAGGTTCAGATCAATGAGCGCCGTGCGCAGCTGAAAAAGGCGGTCGGGTTGATCGATGAGAAACTCGTCGAACTGTCGGAGGAGAAGGAAACCCGCGAGAAGAAGCGGGTCGAGGCGGAAGCCGAGTATCGCACCGAACTCGATGGAGTCGTCACCGAGCGGGAGCGGGTCGCCGCGGCCCTCCCCGACGCCCTCATCGAACTGTACGAGAAAATTCGTTCCAAGCAGCCGGTCGGGGCCGCCGAACTGGTGGACAGTCGCTGTAGCTCCTGCCGTATCGAAAAGACGCCCAACGCTTTGAAAGCCATCGCCGAAGCCCCTGCCAATGACATCGTTCGCTGTGACGACTGCGATGCCATCCTGGTGCGTAGCGATGGCGCCGCCCGCAAGCCGCAGACGTCGGCCGACAGCGAGCTGGATGAATTCCTTAACTGA
- the ftsY gene encoding signal recognition particle-docking protein FtsY, which translates to MENWVMWLVIAIVAIAAISGSIVWATRRKPELDDRRDEVDADGSVAVEATDEDTETVDGDGDTAEAAPTVQPETPEPTGGRLVRLRSRLARSNNVFGKGLLALLSSDKLDEEVWEEVEDTLLTADVGINATMEIVERLRERVQVLGTRDAGQLRGLLKEELTAALDPELDRSIHTVGQDGKPAPVLVVGVNGSGKTTTCGKIARVLVADGNSVVMGAADTFRAAATEQLQTWGERVGVPVVHREEGADPASVAYEAVSTADDKNADVVLLDTAGRLQNKTGLMDELGKVKRVVEKREPIAETLLVIDATTGQNGLKQAEVFGQVTDVSGVVLTKLDGTAKGGIVIAIQRQLGVPVKLVGLGEGPDDLAPFEVDGFVDALVDGDD; encoded by the coding sequence GTGGAAAACTGGGTAATGTGGCTGGTCATTGCCATAGTAGCGATAGCGGCGATATCCGGGTCCATCGTTTGGGCGACCCGCCGTAAACCCGAGCTTGACGACCGTCGTGACGAGGTCGACGCGGACGGCTCCGTCGCTGTGGAAGCGACCGACGAGGATACCGAAACCGTTGACGGGGACGGGGATACGGCAGAGGCGGCACCGACCGTTCAACCGGAAACACCCGAACCGACCGGCGGTCGACTCGTTCGGCTGCGTTCCCGCCTCGCCCGATCCAATAACGTGTTCGGAAAGGGCCTTTTGGCACTCCTGTCGAGCGACAAGCTGGACGAGGAGGTCTGGGAAGAGGTCGAGGACACTTTGCTGACCGCCGACGTCGGCATCAACGCCACGATGGAGATTGTGGAGCGCCTGCGGGAGCGGGTTCAGGTACTGGGCACCCGCGATGCCGGCCAATTGCGTGGACTGTTGAAGGAAGAACTCACCGCCGCGCTCGACCCCGAACTCGATCGTTCCATTCATACCGTCGGTCAGGACGGAAAGCCCGCTCCGGTGCTCGTGGTGGGGGTTAACGGCTCCGGTAAGACGACCACCTGCGGCAAGATCGCCCGGGTACTGGTGGCCGACGGCAATTCGGTCGTGATGGGTGCGGCCGATACGTTCCGCGCGGCGGCCACCGAACAGTTGCAGACGTGGGGCGAACGTGTCGGTGTGCCGGTCGTGCACCGTGAAGAAGGCGCCGATCCCGCGTCGGTGGCGTATGAAGCCGTTTCCACCGCGGACGATAAGAACGCCGACGTGGTCTTGCTTGATACGGCCGGTCGTCTGCAGAACAAAACCGGCCTGATGGACGAACTGGGCAAAGTCAAGCGTGTGGTGGAGAAACGTGAGCCGATCGCGGAGACTTTGCTGGTCATCGATGCTACGACCGGTCAAAACGGTTTGAAGCAGGCGGAGGTGTTCGGGCAGGTCACCGATGTGTCCGGAGTGGTTCTCACCAAACTTGACGGCACCGCGAAAGGCGGGATCGTGATCGCCATCCAACGTCAGCTCGGAGTGCCGGTGAAGTTGGTGGGTCTGGGAGAGGGGCCCGACGATCTGGCCCCGTTCGAAGTCGACGGTTTCGTCGACGCCTTGGTTGACGGTGACGATTAA
- a CDS encoding aminoglycoside phosphotransferase family protein encodes MSQDEIPLHGGNTSTVVRLGDTVRRNTGPWTNAVHALLRHLKESGFTGSPQALGIDEHNREVLEFVEGEPGKYPLAPHWTTDETLADVARMLRGFHDHQYGFRPPPGAQWRSMGGPPPDTEVICHHDAAPHNVVRRPDGTLALIDFDLSSPGTRIYDVAYSAWTWVPLFTDRDSISLGWKKPDRARRLRIFADAYGLTTHDRGRLIRVVRKRIVDHIEGIRRLADSGDPVFERLVRKGHLRRPARDLRLLDAERYVLDEALR; translated from the coding sequence GTGAGTCAAGATGAGATTCCGCTGCACGGCGGTAACACCAGCACTGTAGTTCGGTTGGGCGATACGGTTCGGCGTAATACGGGCCCTTGGACGAACGCTGTCCATGCCCTGCTCCGGCACCTGAAAGAGAGCGGCTTCACCGGTTCACCGCAGGCCTTGGGTATCGACGAGCATAACCGCGAAGTTTTGGAGTTCGTGGAGGGCGAGCCGGGAAAGTACCCGCTGGCACCGCACTGGACGACCGACGAGACGCTGGCCGACGTGGCGCGCATGCTACGCGGCTTCCACGACCACCAGTACGGTTTCCGGCCTCCGCCGGGGGCGCAATGGCGCTCTATGGGAGGACCGCCGCCCGACACCGAAGTCATCTGCCACCACGACGCCGCTCCACACAATGTCGTCCGTCGTCCGGACGGAACTTTGGCCCTCATCGACTTCGACCTGTCCAGCCCGGGTACGCGCATCTACGACGTCGCCTATTCGGCGTGGACGTGGGTACCGCTGTTCACCGATCGGGATTCCATCTCTCTGGGATGGAAGAAGCCCGACCGGGCCCGCCGGTTGCGTATCTTCGCCGACGCCTACGGCCTGACGACTCATGACCGGGGCCGGTTGATCAGAGTGGTACGCAAAAGAATCGTCGACCATATCGAAGGTATTCGCCGGCTTGCCGATTCCGGAGACCCCGTATTCGAGCGATTGGTGCGCAAGGGGCATCTCCGTCGGCCTGCTCGTGACCTACGGCTTCTCGACGCTGAACGGTATGTACTGGACGAAGCGCTGCGCTGA
- a CDS encoding LysE/ArgO family amino acid transporter: MAATYVTGLLLGLALIIPIGAQNVFVLSQGLTMGMPRALWAVVAAGICDTLLIVLGAAGAGVLIGNVPGLREILLAGGAAFLVYLAVDSLRAKVTDDGMTTTAVTSPRGVIAKTASVSLLNPHAILDTVVVIGAAIAAQQVAGRTAFAAGALTASWIWFLLLAGAAAAFRRFLTPQRRVWFDRVSGMVMLFFAGMLVVELVQTLR, from the coding sequence GTGGCCGCCACTTACGTCACCGGGCTTTTGCTTGGACTTGCTTTGATCATCCCCATTGGGGCTCAGAATGTTTTCGTACTCAGCCAAGGTCTGACGATGGGAATGCCCCGCGCCCTGTGGGCGGTCGTCGCGGCCGGGATATGCGATACGCTGCTGATCGTCCTCGGGGCCGCCGGAGCCGGGGTTTTGATCGGCAACGTTCCCGGTCTACGTGAAATCCTACTGGCGGGCGGGGCGGCGTTCCTCGTGTACCTGGCGGTTGATTCTTTGCGCGCCAAGGTTACCGACGATGGGATGACGACGACGGCGGTCACCTCTCCGCGCGGCGTCATCGCCAAGACCGCCTCAGTCTCCCTGTTGAATCCGCACGCCATCTTGGACACGGTCGTGGTCATCGGTGCCGCTATCGCCGCACAACAGGTGGCCGGCCGCACCGCCTTCGCGGCCGGGGCTCTCACCGCGTCGTGGATCTGGTTCCTTCTCCTGGCGGGAGCAGCGGCTGCGTTCCGTCGCTTCTTGACCCCGCAGCGGAGGGTGTGGTTCGATCGCGTGTCGGGGATGGTGATGCTGTTCTTCGCGGGAATGCTGGTGGTCGAATTGGTGCAGACTCTACGCTGA
- a CDS encoding nicotinate-nucleotide--dimethylbenzimidazole phosphoribosyltransferase, with product MTDSTELAPINDLKAKFPNGVWTSRARRRLERLTPNPAAFGAWEGGLTWSSRIQEVAAPVPFQRPRALFFAGRYPDGWDAGAEDDVNVAMTDVETQHGVIGEPPARAGISTKLVEVSPSLGQGGPLLDSAEVEDAVLAGREVADKAIDAGHDVLLMTGLGTGAQTAAVAVCATFVKNDITNFLPTLVHPDGTVNDAAWMDRIVSLRDHLGAHRGFERRPEEIIARVAGAELGAMAAAIVTASARRTPVLLDGVTGAAAAMVARDVQLAAPKWCYMPNRPSHPVIDKLAAQAGFSDGMGLDVNLGDGAGLIPGWNVLQEALRTSELFGNASTD from the coding sequence GTGACCGATTCGACTGAACTTGCACCCATTAACGACCTGAAGGCGAAGTTTCCCAACGGCGTGTGGACCTCGCGCGCACGCCGTCGACTGGAGCGCCTGACTCCGAATCCCGCGGCGTTCGGCGCGTGGGAGGGCGGTTTGACGTGGAGCTCCCGCATTCAGGAGGTGGCCGCTCCCGTACCGTTTCAGCGCCCGCGAGCACTGTTTTTCGCGGGACGTTATCCGGACGGCTGGGACGCGGGGGCCGAGGACGACGTCAATGTGGCGATGACCGACGTGGAGACTCAGCACGGGGTGATCGGGGAACCCCCCGCACGGGCGGGAATCTCGACGAAATTGGTGGAGGTCTCGCCGTCTCTGGGGCAAGGTGGGCCTTTGTTGGATTCCGCCGAGGTGGAGGACGCCGTTTTGGCGGGCCGAGAGGTGGCCGACAAGGCGATTGACGCGGGCCACGATGTTCTCTTGATGACCGGGCTGGGCACCGGCGCGCAGACGGCGGCGGTTGCGGTGTGTGCGACGTTTGTGAAGAACGACATCACCAATTTCCTGCCGACCTTGGTGCACCCGGACGGCACCGTCAACGACGCGGCGTGGATGGATCGTATCGTGTCGTTGCGGGATCATCTGGGCGCTCATCGCGGTTTCGAGCGTCGACCGGAGGAGATCATCGCTCGTGTGGCGGGAGCGGAATTGGGTGCCATGGCGGCGGCGATCGTTACCGCTTCGGCGCGGAGAACTCCGGTGTTGCTGGACGGGGTCACCGGTGCGGCGGCGGCCATGGTGGCACGAGACGTTCAGCTGGCCGCCCCGAAATGGTGCTACATGCCGAATCGGCCGTCGCACCCGGTGATCGATAAATTGGCCGCACAAGCGGGCTTCAGCGACGGTATGGGGCTGGACGTCAATCTCGGTGACGGGGCCGGTCTGATTCCGGGCTGGAATGTCCTTCAGGAGGCATTGCGGACCTCGGAGTTGTTTGGGAACGCCTCCACCGACTAG
- the dapF gene encoding diaminopimelate epimerase produces MPFAKGHGTGNDFVIIPDPHHRYDMKPEDVALLCHRRFGIGGDGLLRVVPAGSDSDADWFMDYRNADGSIAEMCGNGLRVFARYLLDQALVSGDRLVIDTRAGQKIATVSPEGIQIDMGSAEFGPASWTDVHGFTWTGQAVSMGNPHLVTQLAESDRLEDLDLTRPPRFDPDVFPNGVNLEFVTGHYPHVAMRVHERGVGETLSCGTGVAAVAATALRRHDPDATTGHVTVDVPGGRLEVDVTPESILLSGPATIVAAGRTDLTSP; encoded by the coding sequence ATCCCGTTCGCCAAGGGCCACGGAACGGGCAACGACTTCGTGATCATTCCCGACCCGCACCACCGCTACGACATGAAACCCGAGGACGTGGCGCTCCTGTGCCATCGCCGCTTCGGTATCGGCGGCGACGGACTACTGCGCGTCGTCCCCGCCGGGAGCGACAGTGACGCGGACTGGTTCATGGACTATCGCAACGCGGACGGATCGATCGCCGAAATGTGCGGCAACGGACTTCGGGTATTCGCGCGATACCTGCTGGACCAGGCTCTCGTCAGCGGCGACAGGCTCGTCATCGACACCCGAGCAGGACAGAAAATCGCCACGGTCAGCCCCGAGGGCATTCAGATCGATATGGGATCCGCCGAATTCGGACCGGCCTCCTGGACCGACGTGCACGGGTTCACCTGGACCGGGCAAGCCGTATCGATGGGAAACCCACACCTGGTCACGCAACTGGCGGAATCCGACCGCCTCGAGGACCTGGACCTGACCCGCCCACCCCGCTTCGACCCCGACGTCTTCCCCAACGGAGTGAACCTCGAATTCGTCACCGGACACTACCCTCACGTGGCGATGCGTGTACACGAGCGCGGAGTAGGCGAGACCCTGTCCTGCGGCACCGGCGTGGCAGCCGTGGCCGCCACAGCCCTGCGACGTCACGATCCCGACGCTACGACCGGACACGTCACCGTCGACGTACCCGGGGGACGCCTCGAAGTGGACGTGACCCCCGAATCGATTCTTCTCAGCGGCCCGGCCACGATCGTCGCCGCGGGCCGAACCGACCTGACATCCCCCTAA
- a CDS encoding NAD-dependent malic enzyme has protein sequence MTDARLPSAGFSITVRLALSADPGAAGRLATVVGQAGAVVTALDVVESEVDRMVVDLTCDTADAHHAEQVTEILTSMPDFDVKKVSDRTFLTHLGGKIEVQSKVPLKNRNDLSMAYTPGVARVCRAIADNPDDARRLTIKRNTVAVVSDGSAVLGLGNIGPEAAMPVMEGKAALFKKFADVDAWPVCLDTQDTDEIVDIVSALAPTYGGINLEDIAAPRCFEIERRLRDRLNIPVFHDDQHGTAIVVLAALTNALRVVGKEFGDIKVTVVGAGAAGTAIMRLLLRKGVGDIVAVDREGALWRGMDTDNATWQWLAENTNQDNYSGDLSGAVEDSDVFIGVSAPNILKGSDVATMKRDPIVFALANPDPEIAPAEAARYASIVATGRSDQPNQINNVLAFPGVFRGLLDAQATSWNDDAALAASDAIADCVGPDKVNPTYIIPSVFDNKVAPAVAKSVRAVSAAPTASAGDL, from the coding sequence ATGACTGATGCGCGTCTGCCCAGTGCCGGTTTTTCCATTACCGTCCGTCTGGCCCTTTCAGCCGATCCAGGGGCCGCGGGTCGCCTGGCCACCGTCGTCGGTCAAGCCGGTGCCGTGGTAACGGCTCTCGATGTGGTCGAGTCCGAGGTGGATCGTATGGTCGTCGACCTTACCTGCGATACCGCCGATGCTCACCATGCCGAGCAGGTGACCGAGATACTGACTTCTATGCCCGATTTCGACGTCAAGAAGGTGTCCGATCGGACGTTTTTGACGCACTTGGGCGGAAAGATCGAAGTACAGTCCAAAGTCCCCCTGAAAAACCGTAACGACCTTTCCATGGCGTACACCCCGGGTGTCGCTCGCGTGTGCCGTGCCATCGCCGACAATCCCGACGACGCGCGTCGCTTGACCATTAAACGCAATACCGTGGCGGTGGTGTCCGACGGTTCGGCGGTACTGGGGTTGGGAAACATCGGACCGGAGGCCGCCATGCCGGTCATGGAGGGTAAAGCGGCTCTGTTCAAGAAGTTCGCCGATGTGGACGCCTGGCCGGTGTGCCTGGACACCCAGGACACCGATGAGATCGTCGACATCGTGTCCGCGTTGGCTCCGACGTACGGGGGCATCAATCTGGAGGACATCGCCGCTCCACGTTGCTTTGAGATCGAGCGTCGGCTTCGGGACCGTTTGAACATTCCCGTCTTCCACGATGATCAGCACGGCACGGCCATCGTCGTCCTGGCCGCCCTCACCAATGCGCTGCGCGTGGTGGGTAAGGAGTTCGGCGACATCAAGGTCACCGTCGTCGGTGCCGGTGCCGCCGGTACGGCGATCATGCGTCTGTTGCTGCGCAAGGGTGTGGGCGACATTGTGGCGGTCGATCGTGAAGGAGCCTTGTGGCGGGGCATGGACACCGACAACGCCACCTGGCAGTGGTTGGCCGAGAACACCAACCAGGACAACTATTCCGGTGATCTGTCCGGAGCGGTGGAGGACTCGGACGTGTTCATCGGGGTCTCGGCTCCCAATATCCTCAAAGGCTCTGACGTCGCCACAATGAAACGCGACCCGATCGTCTTCGCTTTGGCCAATCCTGATCCGGAGATCGCCCCGGCCGAGGCGGCCCGCTATGCGTCGATCGTGGCCACCGGACGCAGCGATCAGCCCAACCAGATCAATAATGTGTTGGCGTTCCCGGGGGTGTTCCGAGGTCTCCTCGACGCCCAGGCGACCTCGTGGAACGACGACGCGGCTCTGGCCGCCTCCGATGCGATCGCCGATTGCGTCGGACCGGACAAGGTCAACCCCACCTACATCATTCCCAGCGTTTTCGACAATAAGGTCGCCCCCGCCGTCGCCAAGTCGGTGAGGGCCGTGAGCGCGGCACCGACGGCGAGCGCCGGGGACCTTTAG
- the hflX gene encoding GTPase HflX: MRNMEFETPGYDPTTGELDLEARQALRRVSGIASTELVDVNDAEYRRLRLEKVVLVGVWAHGRLVDAENSMNELAALAKTAGSLVMDGLLQRRYKPDAGTYIGSGKVTEVRAVVEASGADTVICDGELSPGQLIALEKAVNVKVIDRTALILDIFAQHAKSSEGKAQVELAQLQYLLPRLRGWGEAMSRQAGGANGGVGLRGPGETKLETDRRHIRARVARLRKDLAKLEITRATKRETRQRNAVPSVAIAGYTNAGKSSVLNSLTNAGILVQDALFATLDTSTRRTETAEGRQYTISDTVGFVRHLPHQLVEAFRSTLEEVAESDLVVHVIDGSHPDPIGQAEAVREVLADVGADDVPEIVVVNKIDAISPDAIMRLRSDWPQAQFVSSFTGEGIDKLKERIDAELPRPEVGMTALVPYTRGDLVSRVREHGEILSQEHLAAGTKVSARVNAALAAELAEFTTDSFGDASNDVTDG; this comes from the coding sequence ATGAGGAATATGGAATTTGAAACCCCCGGGTACGATCCCACCACCGGAGAGCTCGACCTGGAAGCCAGACAAGCGCTGCGGCGCGTCTCCGGAATCGCCTCCACCGAGTTGGTTGACGTCAACGATGCCGAATACCGGCGCTTGCGCCTGGAAAAGGTCGTCCTCGTCGGAGTATGGGCCCACGGGCGATTGGTTGACGCGGAGAACTCCATGAACGAATTGGCCGCGCTCGCCAAGACGGCCGGTTCTCTGGTTATGGATGGATTGTTGCAGCGGCGCTATAAACCGGACGCCGGAACGTACATCGGTTCGGGGAAGGTGACCGAAGTGCGCGCCGTCGTTGAGGCGAGTGGGGCCGATACCGTGATTTGCGATGGGGAACTGTCTCCCGGTCAGCTGATCGCCTTGGAAAAAGCCGTCAATGTGAAAGTCATCGATCGTACGGCGCTCATTTTGGACATCTTCGCTCAGCATGCCAAATCCTCTGAGGGTAAGGCGCAGGTCGAGCTGGCCCAGTTGCAGTATCTGCTTCCCAGACTGCGTGGTTGGGGTGAAGCCATGAGCCGTCAGGCCGGTGGTGCCAACGGCGGTGTCGGTCTGCGTGGACCCGGTGAAACCAAGTTGGAAACCGATCGTCGCCACATTCGCGCCCGTGTGGCGCGATTGCGTAAGGACTTGGCGAAGTTGGAAATCACCCGGGCGACGAAGCGGGAAACGCGCCAGCGAAACGCCGTGCCGTCGGTGGCCATTGCCGGGTACACCAACGCCGGTAAATCGAGCGTTCTGAACAGTTTGACCAATGCGGGAATCCTGGTACAGGACGCCCTTTTCGCGACTCTGGACACCTCCACGCGACGTACGGAGACGGCCGAGGGGCGGCAGTACACCATTTCCGACACGGTCGGATTTGTGCGCCATCTTCCACACCAGCTGGTCGAGGCTTTCCGATCGACCTTGGAAGAAGTGGCCGAATCGGATTTGGTGGTGCACGTCATCGACGGTTCGCATCCCGATCCGATCGGTCAGGCCGAAGCCGTACGAGAGGTATTGGCGGACGTGGGGGCCGATGACGTTCCCGAAATCGTGGTGGTGAACAAGATCGACGCGATTTCGCCCGATGCGATCATGCGGTTGCGTTCGGATTGGCCGCAGGCGCAATTCGTCTCCAGTTTCACCGGAGAAGGAATCGACAAGCTGAAGGAACGCATCGATGCCGAACTGCCCCGACCTGAGGTAGGTATGACCGCGCTCGTTCCTTATACTCGAGGCGACCTCGTTTCGCGGGTTCGGGAGCACGGTGAAATCCTGTCTCAGGAACACTTGGCGGCGGGCACGAAGGTGTCGGCACGGGTCAATGCCGCGTTGGCCGCCGAATTGGCGGAATTTACGACCGATTCTTTCGGTGACGCATCGAACGACGTTACCGACGGTTAG
- the lexA gene encoding transcriptional repressor LexA — protein MADETTIVPSKKRKLTRRQQQVLEYIEEFINNRGYPPSVREIGAEVGLASASSVAYQMKQLERKGYLSRMAGRPRAVGVRQNTPGGVQSCSQHPRPRYIPMVGEIAAGQPILAEERDYDVMPLPAEFVGEGVHFLLKVKGDSMIEAAICDGDWVVVRQQPDALNGEIVAAMIDGEATVKTWKKQNAQQWLLPANRLYDPIDATHAEILGRVVAVMRKV, from the coding sequence GTGGCTGACGAGACCACGATCGTTCCGTCCAAGAAACGCAAACTGACCCGACGCCAACAGCAAGTTCTCGAATACATCGAGGAGTTCATCAACAATCGCGGCTACCCGCCGAGCGTTCGAGAGATCGGGGCCGAAGTCGGACTCGCCTCCGCCTCATCGGTCGCTTATCAAATGAAGCAGCTCGAACGAAAGGGATATCTCTCCCGCATGGCAGGTCGCCCCCGCGCGGTGGGCGTCCGCCAGAACACTCCGGGCGGAGTCCAGAGCTGCTCCCAGCACCCCCGCCCGCGCTACATTCCCATGGTGGGCGAGATCGCCGCCGGACAGCCGATTCTCGCCGAAGAACGTGACTACGACGTCATGCCGCTTCCCGCCGAGTTCGTCGGCGAAGGTGTCCATTTTCTGTTGAAGGTCAAGGGCGACTCCATGATCGAAGCAGCCATCTGTGACGGTGACTGGGTGGTGGTTCGGCAACAACCCGACGCGCTCAACGGAGAAATCGTGGCCGCGATGATCGACGGGGAAGCGACGGTGAAGACCTGGAAGAAACAAAATGCACAACAGTGGCTGCTTCCCGCCAACCGCCTCTACGACCCCATTGACGCCACCCACGCCGAAATTCTGGGACGCGTGGTGGCGGTCATGCGTAAGGTGTAG
- the nrdR gene encoding transcriptional regulator NrdR, whose product MRCPYCRHPDNRVVDSRDVEDGKQIRRRRICLSCDKRFNTFEEFILEVVKRSGTTEPFDRGRIAQGVLKACQGRPVDSDDVAKLAQAVEDEIRSRGVAVVSSHDVGLAILNPLRDLDEVAYLRFASVYRSFESIEDFETEIAHLREHNRPSHAG is encoded by the coding sequence GTGAGATGTCCATACTGTCGTCATCCCGATAACCGAGTGGTGGACTCGCGGGATGTTGAAGACGGCAAACAGATCCGCCGCCGTCGTATCTGTTTGAGCTGTGACAAGCGTTTCAACACCTTTGAGGAGTTCATCCTGGAGGTCGTCAAACGTTCGGGCACCACTGAGCCCTTCGATCGCGGACGGATCGCCCAAGGCGTACTGAAGGCATGTCAGGGCCGTCCTGTGGACAGCGACGACGTAGCCAAGCTCGCTCAGGCGGTGGAGGACGAAATCCGTTCCCGTGGTGTGGCGGTGGTGTCCAGTCACGATGTGGGTTTGGCGATCCTGAACCCGCTACGGGACTTGGACGAGGTCGCCTACCTGCGCTTCGCGAGTGTGTATCGTTCGTTCGAGTCGATCGAGGACTTCGAAACCGAGATAGCCCACCTGCGCGAACACAATCGGCCGTCCCACGCCGGATGA